Proteins from one Candidatus Binatia bacterium genomic window:
- a CDS encoding DUF5655 domain-containing protein, protein MSWRCPRCGRSFRRANQRHACGTGKATDLLKNRPATLVQLYRRLEATIRGFGDVEVVTRDRYALFRTTRIFADLTVIGDALRVVIHLARKADGPAFIKIGRDGKRVSHVALVQTPSELRGIVPFLREAFALAKSEERAKSNPLQATKNA, encoded by the coding sequence ATGAGCTGGCGCTGTCCGCGATGCGGTCGCAGCTTTCGCCGGGCGAATCAACGCCACGCATGCGGCACGGGCAAGGCGACCGATTTGCTTAAGAACCGGCCGGCAACTCTGGTGCAACTCTACCGAAGACTCGAGGCGACGATACGCGGCTTCGGCGACGTGGAGGTCGTGACGCGCGATCGCTACGCGCTCTTCCGCACGACGCGCATCTTTGCCGACCTCACGGTCATAGGGGATGCTTTGCGCGTCGTGATCCACCTCGCCCGAAAGGCGGACGGACCGGCTTTCATCAAGATCGGGAGGGACGGCAAGCGGGTGTCGCACGTCGCCCTCGTCCAAACGCCCTCCGAGCTGCGGGGAATCGTGCCCTTCCTCCGCGAGGCGTTCGCCCTCGCGAAGAGTGAAGAGCGCGCCAAATCGAACCCTTTGCAAGCGACAAAAAACGCATAG